The genomic window CCTGGCTCAGCGCCTCCTTGATGCGCAGCACCGTCGCGCGTACGCGCGCGTCGGTCGGCGGCAAGAAGTCGAGACGCGGCAGGATCAGCAGGCTGGCGTCGAGCGCCGTCGATCCGTAGGTCATGGTAAACGACTGAAGCTGATCGTTCCAGGCGTGCTGCAAAATACTCTCGCGGATCTCCTGGCGGGTCTGTCGCCAGCGCGGCAACGCCTGCTCCCAGCGTTCGCTCTCGGCCAGCTTCACGCCGCGATCGAGCGTGACCCAGCACATCAGCTTGGAGAACGTATGCTGCGCAGGCGGGCCGCGCATCTCCCAGATGCCCTGATCCGGCTCGTGCCAGTGCGCGCAGACGTAGTCGATCTCGTCGCGCAGGCTCGACCACTCCTGCGGCGATAGCAGGTTGCGGTGGCGGGAGTAGGCATAGGCCGCGTCGATCACGCCGCCGTACGCATCGAGCTGATGCTGGCAGTACGCCGCGTTGCCGATGCGCACCGGACGCGAGCCGCGATAGCCTTCCAGGTGGTCGAGCGTGACCTCGGTTAGATCCTGCTCGCCGCCGACACCGTACATGATCTGCAACGGCGACGCGAACTTCTGCGCCAGCTCGTCGAGCCAGCGGAAGAAGTGACCCTCCTCCTCGTGGTAGCCCAGCGCGCACAGCGCGTCCAGCGTGAGCGACGAATCCCGCAGCCAGGTGTAGCGATAGTCCCAGTTGCGCTCCCCACCGATCCACTCCGGCAGCGATGTCGTCGGCGCGGCGATGATCGCTCCGCTGGGCGCGTACGTCAGCAGCTTGAGCGTAATCGCCGAGCGCCGCACGGCAGCCGCCCACTGCCCGGCATAGGTACACTGGTCGATCCAGCGCTTCCAGAAGCGCCGCGTCGCCTCCAGGTCT from Herpetosiphonaceae bacterium includes these protein-coding regions:
- a CDS encoding glycoside hydrolase family 15 protein, coding for MAYLPITEYGLIGDLHTAALIGRDGRLAWLPWPRFDSPSLFAALLDDERGGDWLLAPTEIVASRQAYDGETAVLVTTFETTGGVAELWDWMSPWDGVASGHDLCRVLRCTSGEIEVVSRFSPRPNYARDLPTLTSQPGYLVFEAHDLTLHLACKQSWEIADGSATFRTRLRQGEEIGCVLSSGVEIVPVGAVTADLEATRRFWKRWIDQCTYAGQWAAAVRRSAITLKLLTYAPSGAIIAAPTTSLPEWIGGERNWDYRYTWLRDSSLTLDALCALGYHEEEGHFFRWLDELAQKFASPLQIMYGVGGEQDLTEVTLDHLEGYRGSRPVRIGNAAYCQHQLDAYGGVIDAAYAYSRHRNLLSPQEWSSLRDEIDYVCAHWHEPDQGIWEMRGPPAQHTFSKLMCWVTLDRGVKLAESERWEQALPRWRQTRQEIRESILQHAWNDQLQSFTMTYGSTALDASLLILPRLDFLPPTDARVRATVLRIKEALSQGALVYRYRTDDHLPGDEGTFLLCSFWLVDALAAIGEVAEAVERFETLLSYASAHHLLSEEIDPASGMALGNYPQAFSHIGLVNSAILLSQVR